The following is a genomic window from Streptomyces lincolnensis.
ATCCCGGCAGCGCCAGCATCAGCAGCGTGGCGGCGCGGGCGCGGCGCAGACCCAGGTCGCGGTCGCCCGCCGTGCGGATCTGGGTGCCGAGGCCGGGCGGGTTGGCGAAGCGCGTGGCGTGGCGGGTGACGTCGTGGTTGGACAGGACCCAGGTGGAGGGGGCGCCGACCGGGCGCATCGCCTCCAGGGTGCGGTCGATGACCGTCCGCAGTTCCCCGGCGTCCCACTCCGTGCTCAGGTACTGGAAGTTGAAGGCCTGGTGGAGCTCGTCCGGGCGGACGTAGTTCGCGGTGCGCTCGACCGTCGGCGTCCAGGCCTCGGCGACGAAGATGCGCTCACCGGGGTACTCGTCGAGGATCGTGCGCCACTGGCGGTAGATCTCGTGCACGCCGTCCTGGTCGAAGAACGGCATGACATCGTTGCCCAGCAGCTTCACCTGGTCGCTGCCGCCGATGTCGGGCAGACCCGCCGCCTTCACCAGTCCGTGGGCCACGTCGATACGGAAGCCGTCCACGCCCATGTCCAGCCAGAACCGCAGGATCGAGCGGAACTCGTCGCCGACGGCCGGGTGTTCCCAGTTGAAGTCGGGCTGTTCGGGGGCGAAGAGGTGGAGGTACCACTCGCCGTCCTCGACACGGGTCCACGCGGGCCCGCCGAAGATCGACTCCCAGTCGTTGGGCGGCAGTTCGCCGTTCTCGCCCTTGCCGGGCCGGAAGTGGTAGCGGTCCCGCAGCGGCGATCCGGGACCGTCCGCGACCGCCCGCCTGAACCACTCGTACTGGTCGGAGGAGTGGTTGGGCACCAGGTCGACGATGATCCGCAGGCCCAGCTCGCGGGCGTCGCGGAGCAGGGCGTCGGCGTCGAGGAGGTTGCCGAACATGGGGTCCACGGCCCGGTAGTCGGCCACGTCGTAGCCGGCGTCGGCCTGCGGGGACGCGTAGAAGGGGCTGAGCCACACGGCGTCCACGCCCAGGTCGCGCAGGTACGGCAGTCGGGAGCGGATGCCCTCCAGGTCGCCCATGCCGTCGCCGTTGCTGTCGGCGAAGCTGCGCGGATAGACCTGGTAGATCACCGCGTCCCGCCACCAGTCCCCGCGCGGGGCGGTGGCGAGGGGGGAGGTGGGTGCCGGGTCAACGGCGGAGTGCTGCTGGCTCATGGCGTCCTTGGTACGTAACGGAGTCATCGGGTCATCAGGTCAAAGGTAGGGGGGTGACGAGGCGGCCATGGTGACAGCGGGGTCGGATGGTCACCACGGCCGCCTCGGGTATCGGGGGGTGCGGGCGGGCCCTACCCCTTCGTGCCGCCCGCCGTCAGCCCGGTCACCAGGTTCTTCTGCACGAAGTAGAAGAACGCGGCGGCCGGTATCGCGATCAGCACGGCCGTCGCCGCCATCAGGTTCCGCTGTGCGTCGTGCTCGCTGACGAAGGTCTGAAGGCCGACGGCGAACGTGTACTTCGTGTCGGACAGCATGAACGTCGACGCGAACGCGACCTCGCCGAAGGCGGTGAGGAAGCTGTAGAAGGCGGCCACCGCCAGGCCGGGCCGGGCGAGCGGCAGGATCAGGCGGGCGAACGTGCCGAAGGGGTTCAGCCCGTCGACGCGTCCCGCCTCGTCGATCTCGAACGGGATGGTGTCGAAATAGCCCTTCATCAGCCAGGCGCAGTACGGGACGGTGGTCGTGCAGTACACCAGGATGAGGCCAAGGTAGGTGTCGATGAGCTGGAGGTCCGACAGGATCTGGTACATCGGCACCATGAGTACGGCCACCGGGAACATCTGCGTGACCAGTAGCACCCACATGAACTTCCGGTAGCCCGGGAAGCGCATCCGCGAGACCGCGTAGCCGGTGGTGGCGGAGATGACCACGCCGATGGCGGTGGTGCCGAGCACGACGACCAGCGTGGTCCGGAGCCAGTCGAAGAACTTCGTGTTCTCAAGGACGAACGTGTAGTTGTCGAACGTCATCTTTCCCCAGATGCCGCCGGGGTGCAGGTAGTCGTCCTTGTCCGGGCCGAGGGACAGATAGACCAGCCAGACGATCGGGAACAGCGCGACCAGGCTCGCGGCGATCAGGATGCCGTGGGAGGCGAGGCGGACGCCGGGGCCGCTCTCGCCGCGGCGCCGGGTCCTGCCGGGCGGGCCGGCCGGGGAGTTCCGCGCGCTCGTCGCGGCGGAGGTCTCGACTTCGGTCGTACTCATGGGAACTCCTGCCTCAGATCGCGAGCTGCTGGTCGTTGCGGTTCAGCCAGCGGCGGTAGAAGGAGGTGAAGACGATCAGGACGGCCAGCAGCAGGATGCCGTAGGCCGCCGACTGCGCGAAGTCGCGCGGCTGTTGTCCGAAGCCGAGGTAGTACGACCAGGTGACCAGGATCTGGGCGTCGGGGGCGGTGGTGCCGAACAGCAGGAAGATGATGGCGAACTGGTTGAAGGTCCAGATCACGCCGAGGAGTACGACGGTGGAGCTGACGCTCCTGAGGCCCGGCAGGGTGACGTGGCGGAAGCGCTGCCAGGCACTCGCGCCGTCCATCTCGGCGGCCTCGTACAGCGCGGAGTCGATGGACTGGAGGCCGCCGAGCAGCGACAGCATCATGAAGGGCACACCGCACCAGGTGTTGACCATGATCGCGGCGAACCGCTGCCAGAAGGTGTCCTCCAGCCACAGCGGTGTCGGCAGATGGAGGGTCTCCAGGAAGGAGTTGATGATGCCGCCGTCGGCGAGCATGAAGCGCCAGCCGAAGACGGTGACGAAGGTCGGCACGGCCCAGGGCAGGATCAGCACCATCCGGTAGAAGGTGCGGCCGCGCAGCTTCTGGTTGAGCAGGAGCGCGAGGCCGAGACCGATCGTGTAGTGCAGCGTGACGCAGAGCGCGGTCCACACGATCGTCCAGATGAAGTGCGACCAGAAGCGGTCGTACGCGGTGTCGCCCCAGAGGATGTCGGCGTAGTTGTCGAAGCCGATGAACTTGTAGGTGGCGTCGATGTGGTTGACGCCGATCGTGCGGGCCGAGTTGAGGCTGTTGGCGTCGGTGAGCGTGAGGTAAAAGCCGTACGCCAGGGGGTAGAGCACGAGGACGCCGAGGACGATCACCACCGGGGCGATCATCGCGTAGGCGTACCAGTGCTTCTGGTAGCCGCGCCTGAGGCGTTGGACCCGGCCGGGCTTCGGCGCACGGTCACCGCGGCGCCTGCCGGTCGCGCGGTCGATGGCGACTGTCATGGTTCGACACCTTCTGGAAGATCTTGGGCCTACACGGTCCGGGCACAGGCCGGTGGCCGTCGGATCCGTCCCCCCTTGTCACCTGGCGGATCCGACGGCCCACGCGGGGCTTACTTGCTGAAGTCCGGGACCAGCTTGGCGATCGCCGTCCTCGCCTTGCCGAGGCCCTCGTCCAGGGACTCCTTGCCGCCGGCGATCTGCGGCAGCTCGGTGTCCAGCGGGCCCCACAGGGAGCTGTACTCGGGCAGCGCGGGCCGCGGCTGGGCGGCGGGCAGGACGGTCTGGAAGCCGGCGATGCCCGGGTCGGCCTTGACCTCGGCGGTGTAGGCGTCGTCGCGGGTCGGCAGCGTGGAGTTCTTCAGGGCGATCTGCGTCTGGGACTTCGCGGAGGTCATGAAGTTCACGAACTTCAGGGCCGCCTTCTGGTGGGCGGGGTCCGAGCCGGCGTAGACCGAGAGGTTGTGGCCGCCGGTCGGGGCGCCCGCCGTGCCGGTGGAGCCGGCCGGGACGGTGGCGATGCCCAGGTTGTTCTTGTCCTTGAAGGCGGTGCCCTTGTAGAAGTTGGTGATCTCCCACGGGCCCTGGATGATCGAGGCGACCTTGCCGCTGACGAACGCCTCCTGGATGTGGGCGTAGGCGTCGGCGGTGGTGTCGGCCTTGTGCAGGCCCTTGCCGGAGAACAGGCTCAGCCAGGTGCCGTAGCCCTTCTTGGCTGCGGCCGAGTCGACGGTGACCTTCTTGGCCTCGGCGTCGACGGTGTCGGTGCCCTCGCCGTGGAGGAAGGTCTGCGCGTAGTAGGCCTGGGTGGAGCCCCAGTAGCCGTCGACGCCGGTCTTGTCCTTGACGGCGGCGGCGGCCTTCTTCAGGTCGTCCCAGGTCTTGGGGGCCTCGACGCCGGCCTTCTGGAAGAGGGCCTTGTTGTAGACGAGGGCGAGGGTGTCCGTGGTGAACGGGACGCCGTACGTCTTGCCCTCGTACTTGGCCTGCTCGATCAGGTTGGGCTGGAACCTGCTCTCGTCGGCGAGGGCCTCGGTGCCGTCCAGCGGCAGGAAGAAGCCCTTCTTCGCGAAGGCGGGGGTCCAGCCGACCTCGGAGCGCAGGATGTCCGGGGCGCCCTTGGAGCCGGCGGCGGTGTCGAACTTGTTCTGCGCCTGGTCGA
Proteins encoded in this region:
- a CDS encoding glycoside hydrolase family 13 protein, with the protein product MSQQHSAVDPAPTSPLATAPRGDWWRDAVIYQVYPRSFADSNGDGMGDLEGIRSRLPYLRDLGVDAVWLSPFYASPQADAGYDVADYRAVDPMFGNLLDADALLRDARELGLRIIVDLVPNHSSDQYEWFRRAVADGPGSPLRDRYHFRPGKGENGELPPNDWESIFGGPAWTRVEDGEWYLHLFAPEQPDFNWEHPAVGDEFRSILRFWLDMGVDGFRIDVAHGLVKAAGLPDIGGSDQVKLLGNDVMPFFDQDGVHEIYRQWRTILDEYPGERIFVAEAWTPTVERTANYVRPDELHQAFNFQYLSTEWDAGELRTVIDRTLEAMRPVGAPSTWVLSNHDVTRHATRFANPPGLGTQIRTAGDRDLGLRRARAATLLMLALPGSAYIYQGEELGLPDVVDLPDEVRQDPAYFRGAGQDGFRDGCRVPIPWTRTGSSYGFGGGGSWLPQPEGWGELSVEAQSGVPDSTLELYRTALTVRRTQPDLGAGDSVQWLRAPEGVLAFRRGEFVCVTNTSGESVTTPVHGRVLLTSGEITEADGEAKVPSDTTVWWTTA
- a CDS encoding sugar ABC transporter permease; this encodes MSTTEVETSAATSARNSPAGPPGRTRRRGESGPGVRLASHGILIAASLVALFPIVWLVYLSLGPDKDDYLHPGGIWGKMTFDNYTFVLENTKFFDWLRTTLVVVLGTTAIGVVISATTGYAVSRMRFPGYRKFMWVLLVTQMFPVAVLMVPMYQILSDLQLIDTYLGLILVYCTTTVPYCAWLMKGYFDTIPFEIDEAGRVDGLNPFGTFARLILPLARPGLAVAAFYSFLTAFGEVAFASTFMLSDTKYTFAVGLQTFVSEHDAQRNLMAATAVLIAIPAAAFFYFVQKNLVTGLTAGGTKG
- a CDS encoding carbohydrate ABC transporter permease, encoding MTVAIDRATGRRRGDRAPKPGRVQRLRRGYQKHWYAYAMIAPVVIVLGVLVLYPLAYGFYLTLTDANSLNSARTIGVNHIDATYKFIGFDNYADILWGDTAYDRFWSHFIWTIVWTALCVTLHYTIGLGLALLLNQKLRGRTFYRMVLILPWAVPTFVTVFGWRFMLADGGIINSFLETLHLPTPLWLEDTFWQRFAAIMVNTWCGVPFMMLSLLGGLQSIDSALYEAAEMDGASAWQRFRHVTLPGLRSVSSTVVLLGVIWTFNQFAIIFLLFGTTAPDAQILVTWSYYLGFGQQPRDFAQSAAYGILLLAVLIVFTSFYRRWLNRNDQQLAI
- a CDS encoding extracellular solute-binding protein, with amino-acid sequence MRRGIAATALVASLALTATACGSSDSGDSADGPVTLTWWDTSNATNEAPAYQALIKEFEAANKDVKVKYVNVPFDQAQNKFDTAAGSKGAPDILRSEVGWTPAFAKKGFFLPLDGTEALADESRFQPNLIEQAKYEGKTYGVPFTTDTLALVYNKALFQKAGVEAPKTWDDLKKAAAAVKDKTGVDGYWGSTQAYYAQTFLHGEGTDTVDAEAKKVTVDSAAAKKGYGTWLSLFSGKGLHKADTTADAYAHIQEAFVSGKVASIIQGPWEITNFYKGTAFKDKNNLGIATVPAGSTGTAGAPTGGHNLSVYAGSDPAHQKAALKFVNFMTSAKSQTQIALKNSTLPTRDDAYTAEVKADPGIAGFQTVLPAAQPRPALPEYSSLWGPLDTELPQIAGGKESLDEGLGKARTAIAKLVPDFSK